CGCCGGGCGCGGCGCTGGCCGCCGGCCTGCAGGAAGGCATCGACGCGGCCATCGACGGCCTGCCGATTCCCAAGGTCATGCGCTACCAGCTGGCCGACGGCGAAACCACCGTCAAGTTCGTGCGCCCGGCGCACGGCCTGATCGCGCTGTTCGGCGCCGACGTCGTGCCCGTGGCCGCCCTCGGCCTGACCGCCGGCCGCGAGACGCTGGGTCACCGCTACATGAGCGACGGCGCCATCGCCATCGCCGATGCCGACGCCTACGCCGCCACCCTGGCCGAGAAGGGCCGCGTGGTGGCCTCGTTCGAAGGCCGCCGCGACGAGATCCAGCGCCAGCTGCTGGACCACGCCGGCCGCCTGTCGGCCACGCTGGGCGACGACCCCGAAGTGGCCGCCCTGCTCGATGAAGTCACCGCCCTGGTCGAACACCCCACCGTCTACGTGGGCGAGTTCGAGGAACAGTTCCTGCAAGTGCCGCAGGAATGCCTGATCCTGACCATGCGCCTGAACCAGAAATACTTCCCGCTGTTCGACCCGGCCAGCGGCCGCCTGACGCACCGCTTCCTGATCGTGAGCAACATGCACACGGACAACCCGGTGAACATCGTCGAAGGCAACCAGCGCGTGGTGCGCCCGCGCCTGGCCGACGCCCAGTTCTTCTTCGAAACCGACCGCAAGACGCCGCTGGCCGCGCGCGTCGAGCAACTGGGCTCGATCGTCTACCACAACAAGCTGGGCACCCAGCTCGAACGCGTCGAACGCGTGCGCGCCATCGCCCGCGATGTGGCCGGCAAGCTGGGCGGCGACGTCGCCGCCGCCGACCGCGCCGCGCTGCTGGCCAAGGCCGACCTCGGCTCGAACATGGTGGGCGAGTTCCCCGAGCTGCAAGGCATCATGGGCGCCTACTACGCCGCCGGCGACGGCGAGCCGGACAGCGTCGTGCAGGCGCTGCGCACCCAGTACCGCAACCGTTACGACACGCCGGTCTCGCAGGACGACCTGACCGCCGCCACGCTGTTCATCGCCGAACGCGCCGAGACCCTGGTCGGCATCTGGGCCATCGGCCTGGCGCCCACCGGCGAACGCGACCCCTTCGGCCTGCGCCGCGCCGCGCTGGGCCTGATCAGCGCCTTCGAGCAGCTCCAGGCTGGCGGTTTCCTTTCGATCCGCTCTGGTGATCGCCTGGTGATGACGGCCAACTCATCCGAGATCAAACAACAACTGACTCTTGATAGTCTCCTGGAGACCACCGCCGCTACGTTCCCTGCTGGCAAGATACCCGCGGATACCGTGAGTGAGGTACGGGCCTTTATCTACGAACGCTATCGCAATCAACTCATTAACGAGTTCGACCGCAACGCAGTCGAGGCTGTCATGGCCTTGGTGCCCCCACTGCATCAGATCACAGCCCGAGTGCAAGCCGTGGCCGCATTTGCTCAGATTCCCGAAGCAGCTAGTCTCGCCGCCGCTAACAAGCGCATCGGCAATCTACTCAAGAAAGCCGAAGGCAGCGTTGGCTCGGTGAATGCCGCGGCCCTGGTTGAACCCGCAGAAAAAGCCCTTCTGGCCGCCATCGTCGCCCTGAAGCCGAAGGCTCAGGAAGCGATCGACGCCGGCGACTTCGCCGCCAACCTGCGCACGCTGGCCCAGGCCCGCGAGCCGGTGGATGCCTTCTTCGCCGACATCATGGTCATGGCCGAAGACCCGGCGGTGCGCGCCAACCGGCTGGCGCTGCTGGGCCAGCTGCACTCCCTGATGAACCAGGTCGCTGACATCTCCAGGCTGGCACAGTGAAACTCATCATCCTCGACCGCGACGGCGTCATCAACCAGGACAGCGACGCCTTCGTCAAAAGTCCCGACGAATGGATCGCCCTGCCCGGCAGCCTGCAGGCCATCGCCCGCCTGACCCAGGCGGACTGGACGGTGGTGGTCGCCACCAACCAGTCGGGCCTGGCCCGCGGCCTGTTCGACATGGACACGCTGACCGCCATCCACACCAAGATGCGGCGCGAGCTGGCCGCGGCCGGCGGCAGCGTCGACGCCGTCTTCATGTGCCCGCACGGCCCGGATGACGACTGCACCTGCCGCAAGCCGCGTCCCGGCCTGTTCGAGCAGATCGGCCATCGCTACGACGTCGACCTGGCCGGCGTGCCGGCCGTGGGCGACTCGCTGCGCGACCTGCAGGCCTCCGCCGCCGCCGGTTGCTCGCCCTGGCTGGTGCTGACCGGCAACGGCAAGAAGACGCTGGCCAAGGGCGGCCTGCCCGAGAACACGCGGGTCTGCGACGACCTGTCGGCCGTGGCCGACGCCCTGCTGCAGGACAACTGATGGCCCGGCTGCGCTCATTCCTGTACTTCCTGTTCCTGGCCATCACGGTCATCCCCTACGCCTTCGCCTGCGTGCTGTGGGCGCCGCTGCCGCTGCACCTGCGCTACAAGCTCACGGTGGGCTGGCCGCGCCTGGCCATCTGGGGCGCCAAGGTGTTCTGCGGCATCCGCTGGCAGGTCAAGGGCTGGGAGAACCTGCCCGACGGTCCGGCGGTGCTGCTGTCCAAGCACCAGTCGGCCTGGGAGACCCTGTTCTTCCCGGCCTACATGCCGCGCGAAGTGTGCTTCGTCTACAAGAAGGAACTGCACATGGTGCCGTTCTTCGGCTGGGGCCTGGCGCTGCTGCGCATGATCGCCATCGACCGCGCCAAGGGCCGCGACGCCTTCGACCAGGTGGTCAAGCAGGGACAGGTCCGGCTGGACGAAGGCCGCTGGCCGCTGCTGTTCCCGGAAGGCACCCGCGTGCCGCCGGGCAAGACCGCGCGCTTCAAGATGGGCGGCGCGCTGCTGGCCTCGCGCACCGGCGCGGTGGTCATCCCGGTGGCGCACAACGCCGGCGAATGCTGGCGCCGCAACGCCTTCGTCAAATATCCGGGCATGATTACGCTGTCCATCGGTCCCGCGATAGAATCGAAGGGAATCTCCCCCGAAGAACTGAACCAGAAAGTGCAGGACTGGATCGAAGGGGAAATGCGGCGTCTCAATCCAGAAAGGTATGCCCAGCACTGACCAGCTCGAACTCCTGTTCGACGTGCAAGACGCCGACGCGTCTCCAGACGCGTCGCCTTTGAGCGCGTCTCCCGCGCCACGCAAGGCGCCGGTGGCCACGCCGCCCGCGCCGCTGTTCCCTCCCCCTGCTTCCTCCGCGCCCAAGCCGGCCGGCGAGCCGTTGCTGACGCTGTCGCCCAACGCCGCGGCGCGCGTGCCCACCCCCTGCCCCGATCCGCTGCCGCCCGGCGCGCGCTGGCGCGAGGTGGACACCGATCCGCAGCCCATCGGCTTCGTGCTGCTGCGCTCGCGCCGCCGCAGCATCGGCTTCGTCATCACCGACGACGGCCTGCGCGTCACGGCGCCCAACTGGGTCACCCTGGCGCAGATCGACGACGCGGTGCGCGAGAAGGCCCGCTGGATCGTCGCCAAGCTGCGCGAATGGCATACCCGCAAGCAGCAGCTGGCCATGGCGCACACGCGCTGGCAGGCCGGCGGCGAACTCCCCTACCTGGGCAAGCGCATCGTGCTGGGCGTGGGTGGCGACAGCCGCCAGACCCGCCTGTCCGGCGATGCGGAAGCCCCGGCCGACGGCGACACGCTGTGGCTGGCCCTGCCGGCCGACGCCGACCAGGGCCGCATCCGCGACGCCGCCCAGGCCTGGCTGCAGCAGCGCGCCGGCGCCTGGTTCGGCGCCCGGCTGGCGCACTTCCTGCAGATCAGCGGCCTGAAGATCCGCCGCTGGCGCCTGTCGTCCGCGGCCACGCGCTGGGGCTCGTGCACCAGCGACGGCAACATCATGCTGAACTGGCGCCTGATCCATTTCGCGCCGGCCATCATCGACTATGTCATCGCGCACGAACTGGCGCACTTGCGCGAAATGAACCACAGCCAGGATTTCTGGCGCGAAGTCGGCCAGATCCTGCCCGATTTCGAGGAAGCGAAGAACGTGCTGCGGCGCCACGACCCGGCCTCGCTTCCCCAATTCTAGGGTCGGTGCGAGACGCCCCCGCCCCGCAACCGGCCCCCCACGGAGACATCCCATGCTTCTGCTGATTCCCGGCCCGGTCACGACCGATGCGCGGGTGAAGGCCGCCATGGCGCAGGACTATGCGCCCTGGGACAACGAATTCCGCGCGCTGTACCGCCAGGTCTGCGACGGCGTGCTGCGCGTGGCCCAGGCCGACGCGCACGAGCACGTAGCGCTGGCGCTGCCGGGCTGCGGCCACTTCGCGGTGGAAGCCGCGATCCGCACCCTGGTGCCGGCCGGCGGCCGCCTGCTGGTGCCGTCCACCGGCGCCTACGCGGGCCGCCTGCAGAAGCTGGCCGCCGAGGCCGGCCGCGTCGCCGTGCCGCTGTACGTGGGCGTGCGCGACCGCGTCGATCCCCAGGCCGTGGCGCAGGCGTTGGAACAGGATCCGAGCCTGACGCACGTGGCGCTGGTCTACAGCGAGACCGGCAGCGGCATCTGCCACGACGTGCCGGAACTGGCCCGCATCGCCCACGCGCTGGGCCGCCGCGTCATCGTCGACGCGGTCTCGGCCTTCGGCGCGCTGCCGCTCGACATGCGCGCCCTGCCGGCCGTGGACGCCGTGGTGCTGACCGCCAACAAATGCCTGGAAGGCCTGCCCGGCGCCGCCTTCGTGGTGGGCCGCCGCGACAGCCTGGATGCCGCGCGCGGCAACGCCGGCAGCTGGTCGCTGGACCTGGCCGACATCTACCAGCACACCCTGGCGCCCAACGCCGGCCCGCGCTTCACCCCGCCCGCGCCGACGCTGGCGGCGCTGGCCGTAGCGCTGGAGCTGTATCATCAGGAAGGCCGCGAGGCCCGACTGGCGCGCTACACCGCCAACATGCGCACCCTCTACGACGGCGTAGCCGGCCTGGGGCTCAGCCCCTACCTGCCGCCCGCGCTGCAAGGCCCGATCGTCGTCAACGTGCACGCGCCCGACGCGCCGACCTGGAACCTGCAGCTGTTCGTGGACGCGCTCAAGCAGCGTGGCTTCGTGCTCAGCAATTTCACCAACACCGAACTGCCCACTTTCCGGGTCGGTTGCATCGGCGCCTTCGGGCCCGACCAGATGCGGCTTGCGGTCGACGCCATGGGCGGCGCGCTGCAAGACCTCGGCATAACGCGGGAATCCGCCGGACACGTCCACGGCTTCCCCCCACCTCTCATCGCTTAAGGAATTCCACCATGCGTATGCTCCACACCATGCTGCGAGTCGGCAACCTCGACAAGTCCATCGACTTCTACACCAACGTGCTCGGCATGCGCGTCCTGCGCCGCAACGACTACCCCGACGGCAAGTTCACGCTGGCGTTCGTCGGCTACCAGGATGAGTCCGAAGGCGCCGTGATCGAGCTGACCCACAACTGGGACACCGACAAGTACGACCTGGGCACCGGCTACGGCCACATCGCGCTGGAAGTCGACAACGCCTACGAAGCCTGTGACAAGGTCAAGGAACGCGGCGGCAAGGTCACCCGCGAGGCCGGCCCGATGAAGCACGGCACCACCGTGATCGCCTTCGTCGAGGACCCGGACGGCTACAAGATCGAGTTCATCCAGAAAAAAGGACGAGTGGACTGAACCCCACCCGCCATCGCCATGATCCACTCCATCCTCAAAATGGGCGATCCCCGGCTGCTGCGCGTCGCGCCGCCGGTCGAGCGCTTCGATACCCCCGAACTGCACGCCCTGATCGAAGACATGTTCGAGACCATGGCGGCGGCGCAAGGGGTGGGCCTGGCCGCGCCGCAGATCGGCGTGGACCTGCAACTGGTCATCTTCGGCTTCGACCGCAACGAGCGCTATCCCGACGCGCCGGCGGTGCCGCAGACGATCCTGTGCAATCCGGTCATCACGCCGCTGTCCGACGAAATGGAAGACGGTTGGGAAGGCTGCCTGTCGGTGCCGGGGCTGCGCGGCCTGGTGCCGCGCTACCGCCGCATCCGCTACCAGGGCAAGGATCCGTACGGCCGTGACATCGACCGCGAGGCCGAGGGCTTCCACGCCCGCGTAGTGCAGCACGAATGCGACCACCTGATCGGCCGGCTCTATCCTTCCCGGATCCAGGACTTCTCGAAGTTCGGCTTCACCGAAATCCTGTTCCCGGGCATGGATCCGAATCAGGACGACTGATCGTCCCGCGCCGCGGGAGCCGGGTCCACGCCCGCCTCGCGCGGCGCCAGTTCCTCCGGCGCGAAATCATCCACCTGCAACACCCGCGACACAATCGCCTCGGCCTCTTCCAGCTGCGCCGCCTGTGTCGCCGTGATCGCGCCGTGCCGGTGCGCCTCGCGCCAATCGCGCACGCCCGACTGGCGCAGCCGGTCGCGGATCGGCTGCACCGCATCCACCAGGGCAAACGCGCGGGTCAGCAGCGCCAGCGGATCGGCGTCGCCCTGGCCGCCGCCGCCGGACACGCGCTGCAGGTCGGCCGCCAGCCGCACATGGGTCGGCGACGGCTTGAGCAGCAGTTCCGCGCATTCGCGGCTGAGCGCATCGCCCGGCCCCTTGGCCAGCCGCAACGGCAGGATGGCCGCGCGCAGCGCCCAGGCCAGCGGCCGGCCCGGCAGGTTCGACAGCACCTGGTCCAGGCGCTTCTCGATCTCGGCATAGCCCTGTTCCATGCACCAGCGCACCAGCGGCAGGTCGTCGTGCTTGCGCCCGTCGTCCTCCCAGCGCTTGAGCACGGCCGACAGCAAGTAAAGCTCGGCCAGGATGTCGCCCAGCCGCGCCGAGATCATCTCGCGGCGCTTGAGGCCGCCGCCCAGCCGTGCCAGTGTGGCGTCGGCCAGCAGCGCGAAGCCGGCCGCGTAGCGGCCCAGCCGACGGTAATGCCCGGCGGTGGGGCCGGACACCGGCGACGGCGCCAGCACGCCGCCGGTCCAGGCGCGGCCGACGGCGCGCAGCGTGTTCATGCCGGTGTGGCGCAGGTGGCGCCAGAACACGTCATGGAACACTTCCATGCCGCGCTCTTCGTCGGGATTGCCCAGCGCCAGGATCTCCGGCATCAGGTAGGGATGGGCGCGGATCGCGCCCTGGCCGAAGATGATCAGGTTGCGCGTCAGGATGTTGGCGCCCTCGACCGTGATGGCGATGGGCACCGCCCGGTACAACGCGCCCAGGTAGTTGCTGGGGCCGTCGATCACCGCGCGGCCGGCATGCACGTCCATGGCGTCGTTGACCGACACCCGCATGCGCTCGGTGGCGTGGTACTTCATGATGCCGGACACCACCGCCGGCTTCACGCCCTGGTTCAGCGCCGCGCAGGTCAGGCGCCGGGCCGCTTCCACCAGGTAGGCATTGCCCGCCAGGCTGGCGAGCTTTTCCTGCACGCCCTCGAACTTGCCGACGGGGATGCCGAACTGCTCGCGCACCCGGGCGTACATGCCGGTGGCGTGCGCGCTCATCACGCACGCCGCGGCCGACAGCGACGGCAATGAAATGCCGCGCCCCGCCGCCAGCGCGCTCATCAGCATCTGCCAGCCATGGCCGGCGCGCTCGACCCCGCCGATCAGCGCGTCCAGCGGCACGAACACGTCGCGGCCGCGGTTGGGCCCGTTCTGGAACACCTGCATCGCCGGCAGGTGGCGGCGGCCGATCTCGACGCCCGGCGCGTCGGTCGGCACCAGCGCCACCGAGATGCCGATGTCGCGCGCCTCGCCCAGGATGCCGTCGGGGTCCGACATCTTGAACGCCAGCCCCAGCACCGTGGCCACCGGCCCCAGCGTGATGTAGCGCTTGTGCCAGTTCAGGCGCACGCCGATCAGTTCGCGGCCGTCCACCACCTGACGGCAGACCACGCCGGTATCGACCATGGAGGCGGCGTCGGAGCCGGCCTCGGGGCTGGTCAGGCCGAAGCACGGCACCTCGCGGCCGTCGGCCAGGCGCGGCAGCCAGTAATCGCGCTGGGCCTGCGTGCCGAACTGCATCAGCAGCTCGCCCGGCCCGAGCGAGTTGGGCACCATGACCGTGACGCCGGCGGTGATCGAATAGGCGGAGATGCGCCGCACCACCTCGGAATGCGCGTAGGGCGAGAAACCCAGGCCGCCGTGGCGCTTGGGAATGATCATGCCGAAGAAGCGCTGCGTCTTCAGGAAGGTCCAGACCTCTGGCGGCAGGTCGCGCCGGTGCCAGGTGATGTCCCATTCATCCAGCATGGCGCACAGCTGCGCCACCGGGCCGTCGATGAAGCGTTGCTCGTCCGGCGTCAGGGCGGCGGCGGGTACATCCAGCAGCTTGCGCCAGTCGGGATTGCCGGTGAACAGGTCGGCTTCCCACCAGGTGTCGCCGGCCTCGATGGCCTCGCGTTCGGTGGCAGAGAGCGGAGGCATCGCGTTGCGCGCCCAACGGTACGCGGGTTCGGAGATGCGGCGCCGGCGCCATGCGTTGAAATCCATGAGATCCCTCTCGTTCGATGCCACTGGGCATATCAGGGCAAAGTACCAGAATTGGGCCCTCCGGGCCAAACCCCAGCGGTCCGACTCTGCGACAATGGGCCTCCCCCGCGCTGGTGCGCAATCCAATCGCTATCCGGGCACACACCGCATGCTGAACAAACTCTGGCTGGGCTTCTTCCTGACTGCCGCCGCGGCCGCGCTGTACCGCTGGCTGGCCATCGGCGACCCGGACGTGTTCCGCGCCATGGTCGCCAGCCTGTTCGACATGGCGCGGGTGTCGGTCGAGGTGATGGTGCTGCTGTTCGGCACGCTGACGCTGTGGCTGGGGTTCCTGCGCATCGCCGAGGGCGCCGGGCTGGTGGAACGGCTGGCGCGGCTGCTGGGGCCGCTGTTCGCGCGCCTGATGCCCGAGGTGCCGCGCAACCACCCCGCGATCGGCTTGATCACGCTCAACTTCGCCGCCAACGGTTTGGGCCTGGACAATGCCGCCACGCCCATCGGCCTGCGCGCCATGCGCGAACTGCAATCGCTCAATCCCAGGCCCGACACCGCCAGCAACGCCCAGATCCTGTTCCTGGTGCTCAACGCCTCGTCGCTGACGCTGCTGCCGGTGACGCTGTTCATGTTCCGCGCCCAGCAGGGCGCGCCCGACCCCACCCTGGTGTTCCTGCCGATCCTGCTGGCCACCAGCGCGTCGACGCTGGCCGGCTTCCTGGCGGTGGCGGCGTGCCAGCGCCTGCGCCTGGTCGACCCCGTCGTGATGCTGTGGCTGGGCGGCGCGGCGCTGCTGCTGGGCGGCTTCATGGCGCTGCTGGCCAGCATGTCGGCCAGCGCCATCGCCGCGCTGTCGTCGCTGATGGGCAACCTGGCGCTGTTCGGCATCCTGCTGGCCTTCCTCATCGTCGGCGCCTGGAAGAAAGTGCCGGTCTACGAGGCCTTCATCGAAGGCGCCAAGGAAGGCTTCGACATCGCCAAGAGCCTGCTGCCCTACCTGGTGGCGATGCTGTGCGCGGTCGGGGTGCTGCGGGCCTCGGGCGCGCTCGACTTCCTGCTGGACGGCATCCGCTGGCTGGCCGCGACCGCCGGCTGGGACACGCGTTTCGTCGACGCGCTGCCGACCGCCCTGGTCAAGCCGTTCTCAGGCAGCGCGGCGC
The window above is part of the Achromobacter deleyi genome. Proteins encoded here:
- the glyS gene encoding glycine--tRNA ligase subunit beta; its protein translation is MTTNIRPLLVELLTEELPPKALQKLGQAFAEGVRATLARHGLLADGCAVEPYATPRRLAVRLSAVLAQAPDQAYAEKLMPVKIGLTEDGKATPALQKKLTAKGLENIDLATLERESDGKQDYLVARGTAPGAALAAGLQEGIDAAIDGLPIPKVMRYQLADGETTVKFVRPAHGLIALFGADVVPVAALGLTAGRETLGHRYMSDGAIAIADADAYAATLAEKGRVVASFEGRRDEIQRQLLDHAGRLSATLGDDPEVAALLDEVTALVEHPTVYVGEFEEQFLQVPQECLILTMRLNQKYFPLFDPASGRLTHRFLIVSNMHTDNPVNIVEGNQRVVRPRLADAQFFFETDRKTPLAARVEQLGSIVYHNKLGTQLERVERVRAIARDVAGKLGGDVAAADRAALLAKADLGSNMVGEFPELQGIMGAYYAAGDGEPDSVVQALRTQYRNRYDTPVSQDDLTAATLFIAERAETLVGIWAIGLAPTGERDPFGLRRAALGLISAFEQLQAGGFLSIRSGDRLVMTANSSEIKQQLTLDSLLETTAATFPAGKIPADTVSEVRAFIYERYRNQLINEFDRNAVEAVMALVPPLHQITARVQAVAAFAQIPEAASLAAANKRIGNLLKKAEGSVGSVNAAALVEPAEKALLAAIVALKPKAQEAIDAGDFAANLRTLAQAREPVDAFFADIMVMAEDPAVRANRLALLGQLHSLMNQVADISRLAQ
- the gmhB gene encoding D-glycero-beta-D-manno-heptose 1,7-bisphosphate 7-phosphatase, with product MKLIILDRDGVINQDSDAFVKSPDEWIALPGSLQAIARLTQADWTVVVATNQSGLARGLFDMDTLTAIHTKMRRELAAAGGSVDAVFMCPHGPDDDCTCRKPRPGLFEQIGHRYDVDLAGVPAVGDSLRDLQASAAAGCSPWLVLTGNGKKTLAKGGLPENTRVCDDLSAVADALLQDN
- a CDS encoding lysophospholipid acyltransferase family protein produces the protein MARLRSFLYFLFLAITVIPYAFACVLWAPLPLHLRYKLTVGWPRLAIWGAKVFCGIRWQVKGWENLPDGPAVLLSKHQSAWETLFFPAYMPREVCFVYKKELHMVPFFGWGLALLRMIAIDRAKGRDAFDQVVKQGQVRLDEGRWPLLFPEGTRVPPGKTARFKMGGALLASRTGAVVIPVAHNAGECWRRNAFVKYPGMITLSIGPAIESKGISPEELNQKVQDWIEGEMRRLNPERYAQH
- a CDS encoding M48 family metallopeptidase, coding for MPSTDQLELLFDVQDADASPDASPLSASPAPRKAPVATPPAPLFPPPASSAPKPAGEPLLTLSPNAAARVPTPCPDPLPPGARWREVDTDPQPIGFVLLRSRRRSIGFVITDDGLRVTAPNWVTLAQIDDAVREKARWIVAKLREWHTRKQQLAMAHTRWQAGGELPYLGKRIVLGVGGDSRQTRLSGDAEAPADGDTLWLALPADADQGRIRDAAQAWLQQRAGAWFGARLAHFLQISGLKIRRWRLSSAATRWGSCTSDGNIMLNWRLIHFAPAIIDYVIAHELAHLREMNHSQDFWREVGQILPDFEEAKNVLRRHDPASLPQF
- a CDS encoding 2-aminoethylphosphonate--pyruvate transaminase — translated: MLLLIPGPVTTDARVKAAMAQDYAPWDNEFRALYRQVCDGVLRVAQADAHEHVALALPGCGHFAVEAAIRTLVPAGGRLLVPSTGAYAGRLQKLAAEAGRVAVPLYVGVRDRVDPQAVAQALEQDPSLTHVALVYSETGSGICHDVPELARIAHALGRRVIVDAVSAFGALPLDMRALPAVDAVVLTANKCLEGLPGAAFVVGRRDSLDAARGNAGSWSLDLADIYQHTLAPNAGPRFTPPAPTLAALAVALELYHQEGREARLARYTANMRTLYDGVAGLGLSPYLPPALQGPIVVNVHAPDAPTWNLQLFVDALKQRGFVLSNFTNTELPTFRVGCIGAFGPDQMRLAVDAMGGALQDLGITRESAGHVHGFPPPLIA
- the gloA gene encoding lactoylglutathione lyase: MRMLHTMLRVGNLDKSIDFYTNVLGMRVLRRNDYPDGKFTLAFVGYQDESEGAVIELTHNWDTDKYDLGTGYGHIALEVDNAYEACDKVKERGGKVTREAGPMKHGTTVIAFVEDPDGYKIEFIQKKGRVD
- the def gene encoding peptide deformylase, giving the protein MIHSILKMGDPRLLRVAPPVERFDTPELHALIEDMFETMAAAQGVGLAAPQIGVDLQLVIFGFDRNERYPDAPAVPQTILCNPVITPLSDEMEDGWEGCLSVPGLRGLVPRYRRIRYQGKDPYGRDIDREAEGFHARVVQHECDHLIGRLYPSRIQDFSKFGFTEILFPGMDPNQDD
- a CDS encoding acyl-CoA dehydrogenase, which codes for MDFNAWRRRRISEPAYRWARNAMPPLSATEREAIEAGDTWWEADLFTGNPDWRKLLDVPAAALTPDEQRFIDGPVAQLCAMLDEWDITWHRRDLPPEVWTFLKTQRFFGMIIPKRHGGLGFSPYAHSEVVRRISAYSITAGVTVMVPNSLGPGELLMQFGTQAQRDYWLPRLADGREVPCFGLTSPEAGSDAASMVDTGVVCRQVVDGRELIGVRLNWHKRYITLGPVATVLGLAFKMSDPDGILGEARDIGISVALVPTDAPGVEIGRRHLPAMQVFQNGPNRGRDVFVPLDALIGGVERAGHGWQMLMSALAAGRGISLPSLSAAACVMSAHATGMYARVREQFGIPVGKFEGVQEKLASLAGNAYLVEAARRLTCAALNQGVKPAVVSGIMKYHATERMRVSVNDAMDVHAGRAVIDGPSNYLGALYRAVPIAITVEGANILTRNLIIFGQGAIRAHPYLMPEILALGNPDEERGMEVFHDVFWRHLRHTGMNTLRAVGRAWTGGVLAPSPVSGPTAGHYRRLGRYAAGFALLADATLARLGGGLKRREMISARLGDILAELYLLSAVLKRWEDDGRKHDDLPLVRWCMEQGYAEIEKRLDQVLSNLPGRPLAWALRAAILPLRLAKGPGDALSRECAELLLKPSPTHVRLAADLQRVSGGGGQGDADPLALLTRAFALVDAVQPIRDRLRQSGVRDWREAHRHGAITATQAAQLEEAEAIVSRVLQVDDFAPEELAPREAGVDPAPAARDDQSS
- a CDS encoding nucleoside recognition domain-containing protein codes for the protein MLNKLWLGFFLTAAAAALYRWLAIGDPDVFRAMVASLFDMARVSVEVMVLLFGTLTLWLGFLRIAEGAGLVERLARLLGPLFARLMPEVPRNHPAIGLITLNFAANGLGLDNAATPIGLRAMRELQSLNPRPDTASNAQILFLVLNASSLTLLPVTLFMFRAQQGAPDPTLVFLPILLATSASTLAGFLAVAACQRLRLVDPVVMLWLGGAALLLGGFMALLASMSASAIAALSSLMGNLALFGILLAFLIVGAWKKVPVYEAFIEGAKEGFDIAKSLLPYLVAMLCAVGVLRASGALDFLLDGIRWLAATAGWDTRFVDALPTALVKPFSGSAARAMMLETMTHFGVDSFPALLAAVVQGSTETTFYVLAVYFGSVGILRARHAVGCALVADLAGVLAAIGVCYWFFG